Proteins from a single region of Phycisphaeraceae bacterium D3-23:
- a CDS encoding Mur ligase family protein: MPESFEDQRVTVMGLGRFGGGVGVTRFLCHRGAQVLVTDQSPPEKLAESVAKLQPLIDSGQVTLRLGEHNVSDFTTCDLVVVNPAVPPGNRFLRAAEAAGIPITTEIRLLVERLPNRLRTIGVTGSAGKSTVTAMIGHVLEKVFSGKGGGDFGGEPTPSRQDAKTPREASEKKRVWVGGNIGGSLLEQVDAIGPEDWVVLELSSFMLERLRDQPDAPGYAEGKFRGWSPHIAVVTNISENHLDWHGSMAEYANAKRIIFAYQESGDEAIVGEHVAEHIVEFNDIFDLLDSWVHVANASIVYLVDPDGMDTDFYIQCSLPGTHNLLNAKFAASVCVSALIRPNEAGEYVDSELNDEVDKQIHEVLADFPGLPHRLQFVGTFDGVKYYNDSKCTTPGAARLAVEAFRDGAAPKTVSDTVSEKTVSDTVFGVHLIVGGYDKGSDLAPLAGFARSACKAIYTIGDTGEGVALAAEAASRRGGSGGSGGGGSGGRGGGSAVWDAGARGRGDPGAGGGGRCRAAFAGVCIVGPV; encoded by the coding sequence ATGCCCGAGTCCTTCGAAGACCAACGCGTCACCGTCATGGGACTGGGCCGGTTCGGCGGCGGCGTGGGCGTGACGCGCTTCCTGTGCCATCGCGGCGCACAGGTGCTGGTCACCGACCAGTCGCCCCCGGAGAAGCTGGCCGAGAGTGTCGCGAAGTTGCAGCCCTTGATCGACTCGGGCCAAGTGACATTGCGGCTGGGCGAACACAACGTCAGCGACTTTACGACCTGCGACCTGGTCGTGGTCAACCCGGCCGTCCCGCCGGGCAATCGTTTCCTGCGCGCCGCCGAAGCCGCAGGCATCCCGATCACCACCGAGATCCGCCTGCTGGTCGAGCGCCTGCCGAATCGGTTGCGGACCATCGGCGTCACCGGCAGCGCGGGTAAGTCCACCGTGACCGCGATGATCGGGCACGTCTTGGAGAAGGTGTTTTCGGGAAAGGGTGGGGGCGATTTCGGGGGGGAACCAACGCCAAGTCGCCAAGACGCCAAGACGCCAAGAGAGGCAAGCGAAAAAAAACGTGTTTGGGTAGGGGGGAACATTGGGGGCTCGCTGCTGGAGCAGGTGGACGCCATCGGCCCGGAGGACTGGGTGGTGCTGGAGCTGTCGAGCTTTATGCTCGAACGGCTGCGCGACCAGCCCGATGCGCCGGGCTACGCCGAGGGCAAGTTCCGGGGGTGGTCGCCGCATATCGCGGTCGTGACGAACATCAGCGAGAACCACCTGGATTGGCACGGGTCGATGGCGGAGTATGCGAACGCCAAGCGGATTATTTTCGCTTATCAAGAGAGCGGGGATGAAGCGATCGTTGGCGAGCATGTGGCGGAACATATCGTTGAATTCAACGATATTTTTGATCTGCTAGATAGTTGGGTGCATGTTGCAAATGCAAGCATTGTGTATCTAGTTGATCCTGACGGCATGGATACAGATTTCTATATCCAATGTTCATTGCCGGGGACACACAATTTGCTGAATGCAAAGTTCGCAGCCAGTGTGTGTGTCAGTGCCTTGATTAGGCCTAACGAGGCTGGCGAGTATGTTGACTCCGAACTAAATGACGAGGTAGACAAGCAAATTCATGAGGTCCTCGCCGACTTCCCCGGCCTCCCACACCGCCTGCAGTTTGTCGGCACGTTCGACGGCGTGAAGTACTACAACGACAGCAAGTGCACGACGCCCGGGGCGGCGCGGCTGGCGGTCGAGGCGTTTCGCGATGGGGCCGCCCCAAAAACGGTGTCGGATACCGTTTCCGAAAAAACGGTATCCGACACCGTTTTTGGGGTTCACCTGATCGTGGGCGGGTACGACAAGGGGAGCGACCTTGCGCCGCTTGCGGGGTTTGCGCGGTCGGCGTGCAAGGCGATCTATACGATCGGGGATACGGGGGAGGGGGTGGCACTGGCGGCTGAAGCCGCCAGTCGGCGCGGGGGGAGCGGGGGGAGCGGGGGGGGAGGTTCCGGGGGACGGGGCGGAGGTAGTGCGGTGTGGGACGCTGGCGCGCGCGGTAGAGGCGATCCGGGCGCGGGCGGTGGCGGGCGATGTCGTGCTGCTTTCGCCGGGGTGTGCATCGTGGGACCAGTTTGA
- a CDS encoding ATPase, T2SS/T4P/T4SS family produces the protein MTQLLIAFKAEPVFLMSILKPILVLMVLGPWAWLAGRLDKDAGYFYLKRHQWSLLHILAGIIAFGLMLVIPIFWIGLPIALLIIAGEMLAYVAYRNKQVPEEKKWDGKTITKFNQKMEDRAGKAAQDRAQIKLMDKSEKLLDVPHGNDPRTPAFELFENMLVFAIPRGADQLDIAVDAEKAKFISRVDGVRYAQEAPEPQLCIQLIEYLKEHAGLDTTDRRRKQKGKMWVELDGGMHTLELTTAGSTRALTLTIEIDPQGRLDIPIDHLGLTPAQRETVKELVSENSKAILFCSPPRKGTTTSMYAFLQEHDPYTSSVMTFEEEIAFEIEGVNHNTHAAGGQEQVQAQFASLLRSDPDVMMVSKVVSTDMAQLIAKTAEDTRFYLPLPAKDTISGLKTWIKIVGDKRLAAESVAALVSQRLVRRLCHTCRAPYQPDEAALKKLNVPASQVGQLYRASGQIVVKDRPSPCPDCHTLCYRGRVGVFEIMLIDRQAAGFIASGEGEKLRAHLRKHRMIYLQEAALAKVVEGISDIKEVTRVMGEKG, from the coding sequence ATGACCCAGCTGCTCATCGCATTCAAAGCCGAACCCGTCTTCCTGATGAGCATCCTCAAGCCCATCCTGGTCTTGATGGTCCTCGGGCCCTGGGCCTGGCTCGCGGGCCGGCTCGACAAAGACGCCGGCTACTTCTACCTCAAGCGCCACCAGTGGTCGCTGCTCCATATCCTCGCCGGCATCATCGCCTTCGGGCTCATGCTCGTCATCCCGATCTTCTGGATCGGGCTGCCCATCGCGCTGCTCATCATCGCCGGCGAGATGCTCGCCTACGTCGCCTACCGCAACAAGCAGGTCCCCGAAGAGAAGAAGTGGGACGGCAAGACGATCACCAAGTTCAACCAGAAGATGGAGGACCGTGCCGGCAAGGCCGCGCAGGACCGCGCCCAGATCAAGCTGATGGACAAGTCCGAAAAGCTCCTGGACGTGCCCCACGGCAACGACCCGCGCACCCCCGCGTTCGAGCTCTTCGAGAACATGCTTGTCTTCGCCATCCCCCGCGGCGCCGACCAGCTCGACATCGCGGTCGACGCCGAGAAGGCCAAGTTCATCTCACGCGTCGACGGCGTCCGCTACGCCCAGGAGGCCCCCGAGCCCCAGCTGTGCATCCAGCTCATCGAGTACCTCAAAGAGCACGCGGGCCTGGACACCACCGACCGACGCCGGAAGCAGAAGGGCAAGATGTGGGTCGAGCTCGACGGCGGGATGCACACCCTCGAGCTCACGACCGCCGGCTCCACGCGGGCGCTCACGCTCACCATCGAGATCGACCCGCAGGGCCGACTCGACATCCCCATCGACCACCTCGGGCTCACCCCCGCCCAGCGCGAGACCGTCAAAGAACTCGTCTCCGAAAACTCCAAAGCCATCCTGTTCTGCAGCCCGCCCCGCAAGGGCACGACCACCAGCATGTACGCCTTCCTGCAGGAGCACGACCCCTACACCTCGTCGGTGATGACCTTTGAGGAAGAGATCGCGTTCGAGATCGAGGGCGTCAACCACAACACCCATGCCGCGGGCGGACAGGAGCAGGTCCAGGCCCAGTTCGCGTCGCTGCTGCGTTCAGACCCCGATGTGATGATGGTCTCGAAAGTCGTCAGCACGGATATGGCCCAGCTCATCGCCAAGACCGCCGAGGACACGCGCTTTTACCTGCCGCTGCCCGCGAAGGACACGATCTCCGGGCTCAAGACCTGGATCAAGATCGTCGGGGATAAGCGGCTCGCCGCCGAGTCTGTCGCGGCACTGGTCAGCCAACGCCTGGTGCGTCGCCTGTGCCACACCTGCCGGGCGCCCTACCAGCCCGACGAGGCCGCACTCAAGAAGCTCAACGTCCCCGCGAGCCAGGTCGGCCAGCTCTACCGCGCCTCGGGGCAGATCGTCGTGAAAGATCGGCCGTCACCCTGCCCCGACTGCCACACCCTGTGCTACCGCGGCCGGGTCGGCGTATTCGAAATCATGCTCATCGACCGGCAGGCCGCCGGCTTCATCGCCTCGGGCGAGGGCGAAAAGCTCCGCGCCCACCTCCGCAAGCACCGCATGATCTACCTCCAGGAAGCCGCCCTGGCCAAGGTCGTCGAAGGCATTTCCGACATCAAAGAAGTCACCCGTGTGATGGGTGAGAAGGGCTGA
- a CDS encoding PilT/PilU family type 4a pilus ATPase has protein sequence MSDSQPVQTFDIDQAHHKTLADTPLSKYFKAAVRFESSDLIMRGGEVPKLRLRGELKKLDTPPPSIDDFNKWIFEGITEAQKEEFARRGGLDIGVDFDVDGDMHRFRVNIFLTRGRCAIAARRVSNEILPFESLYLPKSLAKVCEETHQGLILLCGITGSGKSTTIASMLQYIAERRRAHILTIEDPIEYLFDDSDTMAMINQREIGIDVPDFPTALRAMVRENPDVVLIGEMRDKETFEAALQAAETGHLVFGTIHASSCSQAFGRIYDLFPADERDNVRSLLAYQMQCFMYQKLLPTLIEAPRVPACEILLQSPPTRNLILEGREGELEKVIASNREAGMQSYVDSLVELVEKNYVHPRVAQAASPSPEEIKMRLRGIQTK, from the coding sequence ATGAGTGACAGCCAGCCCGTCCAGACGTTCGATATCGACCAGGCGCACCACAAGACCCTCGCCGACACCCCGCTGTCCAAGTACTTCAAGGCGGCCGTGCGGTTCGAGTCTTCCGACCTCATCATGCGCGGCGGCGAGGTGCCCAAGCTCCGGCTGCGGGGCGAGCTCAAGAAACTCGACACCCCGCCCCCCTCCATCGACGACTTCAACAAGTGGATTTTCGAGGGCATCACCGAGGCCCAGAAGGAAGAGTTCGCCCGGCGGGGCGGGCTGGACATCGGGGTCGACTTCGATGTCGACGGCGATATGCACCGATTCCGCGTCAACATCTTCCTGACCCGTGGCCGATGCGCGATCGCCGCCCGGCGGGTGTCCAACGAGATCCTGCCGTTCGAGAGTCTCTACCTGCCCAAGTCGCTGGCGAAAGTCTGCGAAGAGACACACCAGGGCCTGATCCTGCTGTGCGGCATCACCGGCTCGGGCAAATCGACGACGATCGCGTCGATGCTCCAGTACATCGCCGAGCGTCGCCGGGCCCACATCCTCACCATCGAAGACCCGATCGAGTACCTGTTTGATGATTCGGACACGATGGCGATGATCAACCAGCGGGAGATCGGCATCGACGTGCCCGACTTCCCAACCGCGCTGCGTGCGATGGTGCGTGAGAACCCGGACGTCGTACTGATCGGCGAGATGCGCGACAAAGAGACGTTCGAGGCCGCGCTCCAGGCCGCCGAGACGGGCCACCTCGTGTTCGGGACGATCCACGCGTCCTCGTGTTCGCAGGCGTTTGGCCGAATCTACGACCTGTTCCCCGCGGACGAGCGTGACAACGTGCGTTCGCTGCTGGCGTATCAGATGCAGTGCTTCATGTACCAGAAGCTGCTGCCGACGCTGATCGAGGCGCCGCGTGTGCCGGCGTGTGAGATCCTGCTGCAGAGCCCGCCGACGCGGAACCTGATCCTCGAAGGCCGGGAGGGCGAGCTCGAGAAAGTCATCGCCAGCAACCGCGAGGCCGGGATGCAGTCGTATGTCGACTCGCTGGTGGAGCTGGTCGAGAAGAACTACGTCCACCCGCGCGTTGCGCAGGCCGCGTCGCCCAGCCCCGAAGAAATCAAGATGCGCCTGCGTGGTATCCAGACCAAGTAG
- a CDS encoding PEP-CTERM sorting domain-containing protein has translation MPRPTKIAPLAAVLVLAAASPALAQVHQTPTVSPIGDGSALPYQIEIDAVDFNGAVLPTLHSYARAEHGGLWVMMAGRTNGLHAFTGLGDVNFPEASQNRDVWVVDPATGQAWSRSLQDVSAGLSADQVASLTPTNNQFAQVGDRLYMTGGYGLRADGQFDTFNTLSAIDLPGIIDWVQNGTGSAADHIRQVEDESFRVTGGAMHDIDGTMHLVFGQSFQGPYIPNRNGQYTNQVRHFTIADDGTTLGFTNASASSPDADFRRRDLNVYTTLRPDGNGGHERGMVALSGVFTEGFGAWTVPVVMDESGNPTMDDPTDPGTFRQGFNGYHSAKIGLYSQTTGEMHELLFGGISLQTQDDNGDTVTDDFLPFVNDATSVVIDAEGNFTQHHLGVFPEMLDGEGNVLRFGANAEFFVADGIAMLEHDIIDLDALSGETVIGYIVGGLFSNAPHTRGVDGAVSGGNNQVFAVTFTAIPEPGSLALVLVGGLSLMRRRR, from the coding sequence ATGCCCCGACCCACGAAGATCGCCCCGCTCGCCGCCGTACTCGTACTCGCCGCCGCGTCGCCCGCCCTCGCACAAGTGCACCAGACCCCCACCGTTAGCCCGATCGGTGACGGCTCGGCGCTGCCTTACCAGATCGAGATCGACGCAGTGGATTTCAACGGTGCCGTCCTGCCCACGCTCCACTCCTACGCACGGGCCGAGCACGGCGGGCTCTGGGTCATGATGGCGGGGCGCACCAACGGGCTGCACGCCTTCACCGGGCTGGGCGATGTCAATTTCCCCGAGGCCTCGCAGAACCGTGACGTCTGGGTCGTCGACCCCGCCACCGGGCAGGCCTGGAGCCGATCGCTCCAGGACGTCAGCGCCGGGCTCTCCGCCGACCAGGTCGCCTCGCTCACCCCCACCAACAACCAGTTCGCCCAGGTCGGCGACCGGCTGTACATGACCGGCGGGTACGGGCTCCGCGCCGACGGGCAGTTCGATACCTTCAACACCCTCTCCGCCATCGACCTGCCGGGCATCATCGACTGGGTCCAGAACGGCACCGGCAGCGCGGCCGACCACATCCGACAGGTGGAAGACGAGTCCTTCCGCGTCACCGGCGGCGCGATGCACGACATCGACGGCACCATGCACCTCGTCTTTGGCCAGTCCTTTCAAGGCCCCTACATCCCCAACCGCAACGGCCAATACACCAACCAGGTCCGCCACTTCACCATCGCCGACGACGGCACCACGCTCGGCTTCACCAACGCCTCGGCCAGCTCGCCCGACGCCGACTTCCGACGACGCGACCTCAACGTCTACACCACCCTCCGGCCCGACGGCAACGGCGGACACGAACGCGGCATGGTCGCGCTCTCCGGCGTCTTCACCGAGGGCTTTGGCGCGTGGACCGTCCCCGTCGTTATGGACGAAAGCGGCAACCCCACCATGGACGACCCCACCGACCCGGGCACCTTCCGCCAAGGGTTCAACGGCTACCACTCCGCGAAAATCGGCCTCTACTCACAGACCACGGGCGAGATGCACGAGCTGCTCTTCGGCGGCATCTCGCTTCAGACACAAGACGACAACGGCGACACCGTCACCGACGACTTCCTCCCCTTCGTCAACGACGCGACCTCCGTCGTCATCGACGCCGAAGGCAACTTCACCCAGCACCACCTGGGCGTGTTCCCCGAGATGCTCGATGGCGAAGGCAACGTGCTGCGGTTCGGCGCGAACGCCGAGTTCTTCGTGGCCGACGGCATCGCGATGCTCGAACACGACATCATCGACCTCGACGCGCTCAGCGGCGAGACCGTGATCGGCTACATCGTCGGCGGGCTGTTCTCCAACGCCCCGCACACCCGCGGCGTCGATGGCGCGGTCTCGGGCGGCAACAACCAGGTCTTCGCCGTCACCTTCACCGCCATCCCCGAGCCCGGGTCGCTCGCGCTGGTCCTCGTCGGCGGCCTGTCGCTGATGCGCCGACGACGCTAG